A single genomic interval of Chryseobacterium paludis harbors:
- a CDS encoding carboxylesterase family protein, giving the protein MKSQQQIGTYVFQTPFGRIIALRENGVIRARSIRYARSERFKKPVPIQPSTAEIIFPDQTPVCPQSISPLIEKMIGHTNLDNFEVDESTQYLSVVRSEGEKNKLPVVVWIHGGSHEIGCGDIPTSDASEWVKEQDIIVVSVSYRLGMFGFLGGNEERPANLGLFDVIEALKWIKMNIESFGGDAENITLFGQSSGGDVIAHLMISDGIEGLFQRVIIQSAPLGLRHGRQKMSAEFLRRTDGIKNEADVLKMMLAYKKEVPSVIKYGLKAVMPFGLQYGFPPLCREDEAEERWNTRANKFDVLIGLNNDETAFYLKTSEALNTYFGKGFGQKLINKTVHLTTEKIYGKPAELFAENYALAGGNVYLFRIYSTLETNHIGAAHSIDLPLLFGNEGAWRSAGLLKDIPWEYIHENGRKLRALWAEFARNGHISDDSEKPEILKIQRM; this is encoded by the coding sequence ATGAAATCACAGCAGCAGATCGGCACTTATGTCTTTCAAACTCCTTTCGGAAGAATAATAGCACTTAGAGAAAATGGCGTTATCAGGGCCAGAAGTATCCGTTATGCCCGTTCCGAAAGATTTAAAAAGCCTGTTCCTATTCAGCCATCAACTGCTGAAATTATTTTCCCGGATCAAACACCTGTTTGTCCACAGAGCATTAGCCCTCTTATTGAAAAAATGATTGGACATACCAATCTTGACAACTTTGAAGTGGATGAATCTACACAGTATCTTTCTGTTGTTCGTTCTGAAGGTGAAAAAAATAAACTCCCTGTTGTTGTTTGGATTCATGGAGGCTCCCACGAAATAGGCTGTGGAGATATTCCCACTTCAGATGCCAGTGAATGGGTGAAAGAACAGGATATTATCGTTGTTTCAGTTTCTTACCGGTTAGGGATGTTTGGGTTTTTAGGAGGGAATGAAGAAAGACCTGCAAACCTTGGTTTGTTTGATGTCATTGAAGCATTAAAATGGATCAAAATGAATATCGAAAGCTTTGGTGGCGATGCAGAAAATATTACCCTTTTTGGACAGTCTTCCGGAGGTGATGTGATTGCCCATTTAATGATCTCAGACGGTATTGAAGGATTATTCCAACGCGTTATTATTCAAAGTGCACCATTAGGACTTCGTCATGGCAGGCAAAAAATGTCTGCTGAATTTCTCAGGAGAACAGACGGCATAAAAAATGAAGCTGATGTTTTAAAAATGATGTTAGCATACAAAAAAGAAGTTCCCTCTGTCATAAAATACGGACTGAAAGCGGTAATGCCATTTGGCCTTCAATATGGATTTCCACCTTTATGCAGAGAAGATGAAGCAGAAGAAAGATGGAATACCAGGGCAAATAAATTTGATGTTTTAATAGGATTAAATAATGATGAAACCGCTTTTTACCTTAAAACATCTGAAGCATTAAATACCTATTTCGGTAAGGGTTTTGGACAGAAACTCATCAATAAAACAGTTCATTTAACCACAGAAAAGATCTATGGGAAACCAGCAGAGCTTTTTGCTGAGAATTATGCGTTGGCGGGAGGTAATGTTTATTTATTCAGGATTTACTCGACGCTGGAAACGAATCATATCGGCGCAGCTCATAGCATTGACTTACCCTTATTATTTGGAAATGAAGGTGCATGGAGATCTGCAGGATTATTAAAAGATATTCCTTGGGAGTATATTCATGAAAACGGAAGAAAACTAAGAGCATTGTGGGCGGAGTTTGCTCGGAACGGGCATATTTCCGATGATTCGGAAAAACCGGAGATCTTAAAAATCCAAAGAATGTAG
- a CDS encoding helix-turn-helix domain-containing protein → MENQEVQIISSVSDYNKMMNHETLHPLVSIVDFSKSDPISQYRRSYGFYTVFLKDVMCGDMYYGKNNYDYQEGTLVFIAPGQVYGINNDGTYTQPGGYALIFHPDLIKGTNLGKNIKDYSFFSYDVHEALHLSEKEREIVLECFKNIKLELEQSIDKHSKSLIVNNVELFLNYCMRFYDRQFITRDHINQGVIGKFENLLNEYLKSDKPKSIGFPMVNYFAEQLNLSANYFGDLIKKELGVSAQEFIHNKLIDVAKEEIFNPGKSISEISYDLGFKYPQHFTRLFKAKVGVSPSEYKSLN, encoded by the coding sequence ATGGAAAATCAAGAGGTTCAGATAATTAGCAGTGTTTCGGATTATAATAAAATGATGAATCATGAGACCTTACATCCCTTGGTAAGTATTGTAGATTTTTCTAAATCAGATCCTATTTCCCAATACAGAAGGAGTTATGGTTTTTATACTGTGTTTCTAAAAGATGTTATGTGTGGAGATATGTATTATGGAAAGAATAATTATGATTATCAGGAGGGGACATTGGTTTTTATAGCCCCCGGACAAGTGTATGGGATCAATAATGATGGAACGTATACCCAGCCTGGAGGATATGCTCTGATATTTCATCCCGATTTAATAAAGGGAACCAATCTGGGTAAAAACATCAAAGATTATTCTTTCTTTTCATATGATGTTCATGAAGCTTTACACCTTTCTGAGAAGGAAAGGGAAATTGTTCTTGAATGTTTTAAAAATATCAAACTTGAATTAGAACAGTCTATCGATAAACATAGCAAATCTTTAATCGTTAATAATGTTGAATTATTTTTAAATTATTGTATGCGGTTTTATGATCGCCAGTTTATCACTAGAGATCATATTAACCAAGGTGTTATTGGTAAATTTGAAAATCTCCTGAATGAATACTTGAAATCTGATAAGCCTAAAAGCATTGGATTTCCAATGGTTAATTATTTTGCAGAACAACTTAATCTTTCGGCCAACTATTTCGGAGATTTAATTAAAAAAGAATTGGGTGTTTCAGCTCAGGAATTTATTCATAATAAACTGATCGATGTCGCTAAAGAGGAGATTTTTAATCCCGGCAAGTCAATCAGTGAGATTTCTTATGATCTGGGATTCAAATATCCACAACATTTTACGAGGTTGTTTAAGGCTAAGGTGGGAGTGTCTCCCAGTGAATATAAATCGTTGAATTAA
- a CDS encoding cupin domain-containing protein, protein METSENKNIFPKGEKAPSEYFSGGTAWIQILKPNTDELNCQIGNVIFEAGCRNNWHSHGGGQILIVTSGTGYYQEKGKPIQILNPGDVMNILPNIIHWHGASPNSEFTHIAVNPNTQNGIVEWMEPVTDEEYNNL, encoded by the coding sequence ATGGAAACATCAGAAAACAAAAACATTTTTCCCAAAGGAGAAAAAGCACCTTCCGAATATTTTTCGGGAGGAACAGCCTGGATACAAATTCTAAAACCTAATACAGACGAACTAAATTGCCAGATCGGAAACGTAATCTTCGAAGCTGGCTGTAGAAATAACTGGCATTCTCACGGTGGCGGACAAATTTTAATTGTAACTTCAGGAACCGGTTATTATCAGGAAAAAGGAAAGCCTATACAAATTCTAAATCCCGGAGATGTCATGAATATCCTTCCTAACATCATTCACTGGCATGGTGCCAGTCCCAATAGTGAATTTACCCACATCGCTGTGAATCCCAATACTCAGAACGGTATTGTGGAATGGATGGAACCGGTAACCGACGAAGAATATAACAATTTATAA
- a CDS encoding NAD(P)-dependent alcohol dehydrogenase — MNTFTVKAYGAESTTADLKEMNIERREITPNDVEIEILYCGVCHSDLHTARNDWGGTIYPAVPGHEIVGRITKTGSNVSKFKVGDLAAVGCLVDSCGTCDSCKQDLEQYCLNGFTGTYNGKDVHLGGHTFGGYSQKVVVDDHFVLKVPENLDLAAVAPLLCAGITTWSPLRHWNVGPNSKVAVVGLGGLGHMAIKLAKGLGAEVTLFSRTPGKSEDAKQLGADHVVISTEQSEMDSVKGKFDVIIDTVPYVHDVNPYVATLNISGTLVVVGYLGGLEPILNTVPMIMGRKSVAGSVIGGIAETQEMLDFCGKHNIVSEIEIIKMNEINEAYERMLKSDVKYRFVIDMQSL; from the coding sequence ATGAACACATTCACTGTAAAAGCTTACGGAGCAGAGTCTACTACGGCAGATCTGAAAGAAATGAATATCGAAAGAAGAGAAATAACTCCTAATGATGTAGAAATCGAAATTCTATATTGTGGGGTTTGTCACTCTGATCTTCATACTGCAAGAAACGATTGGGGCGGAACTATTTACCCGGCTGTTCCGGGACACGAAATTGTCGGAAGAATCACAAAAACAGGAAGTAATGTTTCTAAATTTAAAGTTGGAGACCTAGCAGCAGTTGGCTGTTTAGTTGATTCTTGTGGAACATGTGACAGCTGTAAACAAGATTTGGAACAATATTGCCTAAACGGATTTACCGGAACCTACAATGGAAAAGATGTACATTTAGGAGGGCATACTTTTGGTGGTTATTCTCAAAAAGTAGTGGTAGATGATCACTTCGTATTAAAAGTACCTGAAAATTTAGATCTGGCCGCTGTAGCTCCTCTTCTTTGTGCTGGAATTACAACTTGGTCTCCATTGAGACACTGGAACGTAGGACCTAACTCAAAAGTGGCTGTTGTAGGATTGGGAGGATTAGGACACATGGCTATTAAATTAGCCAAAGGACTGGGAGCTGAAGTAACTCTATTTTCAAGAACTCCTGGAAAATCTGAAGATGCAAAACAATTAGGAGCAGATCACGTAGTGATTTCTACAGAACAGTCTGAAATGGATTCTGTAAAAGGAAAATTTGATGTGATCATCGATACTGTTCCTTACGTTCACGATGTGAATCCTTATGTAGCCACTCTAAATATCAGTGGAACATTAGTTGTTGTTGGCTATTTAGGTGGATTGGAACCCATCTTAAATACAGTTCCAATGATCATGGGAAGAAAATCGGTAGCAGGTTCTGTCATCGGTGGAATTGCTGAAACTCAGGAAATGCTTGATTTCTGTGGTAAACACAATATTGTCTCTGAAATCGAAATAATCAAAATGAACGAAATCAACGAAGCTTATGAAAGAATGTTGAAAAGCGATGTTAAATATCGTTTTGTCATTGATATGCAATCTTTGTAA
- a CDS encoding winged helix-turn-helix transcriptional regulator — translation MAEIKESSTIQENRRNILDQCPVMYVMEKIGGFWKPIILFQLSTGGKRYSELKRAIPEVTEKMLIQHLKQLEADGLIIRTAKPVVPPHVTYELSEAGNKLAPVIDAMADWAFQDMKGEHNWKPV, via the coding sequence ATGGCAGAAATTAAAGAAAGTTCAACCATCCAGGAAAACAGACGAAATATACTGGATCAATGTCCCGTAATGTACGTTATGGAAAAGATTGGTGGTTTTTGGAAACCTATTATTCTATTTCAGTTGTCAACAGGAGGAAAAAGATACAGTGAGCTAAAAAGAGCCATTCCCGAAGTAACAGAAAAAATGTTGATCCAGCATTTAAAACAATTGGAAGCTGATGGTTTAATCATTAGAACGGCGAAGCCTGTTGTTCCACCTCATGTAACGTATGAGCTAAGTGAAGCAGGCAATAAACTGGCTCCTGTGATCGATGCGATGGCAGATTGGGCTTTTCAGGATATGAAAGGAGAGCACAATTGGAAACCAGTGTAA
- a CDS encoding NAD(P)H-binding protein gives MKIIITGSLGNVAKPLAQQLITEGHDITVISSNESKKNEIESLGAKAAIGSITDLDFLNKTFEGADAVFAMTPPNMGGVNIVEETANAGKNYAEAIRKANVKRLVMLSSVGAASPIETGPIKGLHRIEKSYNDLENTAITFLRAGYFYINFFNDIPLVKNAGIIGGNYPENASIPLVHPTDIAKAAAEELVKSPEGKNIRYVVSDVRTPSDFAAVLGSSIGKPELPWVEFTDEEYLNGALQGGLPQEMAELYTEMGKGMRTGVVQADFIERGSPVSEGVKLEEFAKEFAVQFNS, from the coding sequence ATGAAAATTATAATCACAGGTTCATTAGGAAATGTAGCCAAACCATTAGCTCAACAATTAATTACAGAAGGACATGATATTACTGTCATCAGCAGTAATGAATCTAAAAAAAATGAAATTGAATCATTAGGTGCAAAAGCAGCTATCGGCTCTATTACAGACTTAGATTTCTTAAATAAAACATTTGAAGGTGCAGATGCCGTTTTTGCCATGACCCCTCCAAATATGGGTGGTGTAAATATTGTTGAAGAAACTGCAAATGCAGGAAAGAATTATGCAGAAGCAATCAGAAAAGCAAACGTGAAGAGACTTGTCATGTTAAGTAGTGTAGGTGCAGCTTCTCCAATAGAAACTGGTCCTATTAAAGGTCTTCACCGTATCGAAAAATCATACAATGACTTAGAAAATACAGCTATCACTTTCTTACGTGCCGGATATTTTTACATTAATTTTTTCAATGATATTCCATTGGTTAAAAATGCAGGAATCATAGGTGGCAATTATCCGGAAAACGCAAGCATTCCGTTGGTACATCCAACAGATATTGCTAAAGCAGCGGCAGAAGAACTGGTTAAAAGTCCTGAGGGTAAAAATATAAGATATGTCGTAAGCGATGTGCGCACTCCATCAGATTTTGCTGCCGTTCTGGGTTCATCGATTGGAAAACCTGAATTGCCTTGGGTAGAATTTACAGATGAAGAATATTTGAACGGAGCACTTCAGGGAGGCCTTCCCCAGGAAATGGCTGAATTATATACCGAAATGGGGAAAGGAATGAGGACGGGAGTGGTACAGGCCGATTTTATTGAGCGTGGCTCACCTGTTTCAGAAGGAGTTAAATTAGAAGAGTTTGCGAAGGAATTTGCAGTTCAATTTAATTCCTAG
- a CDS encoding alkaline phosphatase family protein, giving the protein MKRGIQILLLFISVMGFAQKAPVDTTQVVIPNRYNSVDAQTKPYVIMISTDGFRYDYAKKYNAENLLKLSNNGVQAKAMIPSYPSITFPNHWSLITGLYPAHHGLIDNFFYDYKRKEFYAMSDKKNAEDGSWYGGTPLWGLAEKQGMISATMMWVGSASDAGGKRPTYYYPYHEKFTPSEKVDKVVNWLKLPMDKRPHFITLYFPEVDGSGHHFGPDAKETEVAVHLVDNAIGELVQKVNNLGLKNVNFIFVSDHGMIKVDGGTPLEIPEMLFNKERFDFFNSQTLLRVVVKNPAETKTVYNELKAKKTDDYEVYLDKRLPKYMHFGAKDDQYHRIGQILLIPKAPKIFLEKGKTTSVGKHGYNPRLVPEMKATFFAWGPQFKNNLVIDEFTNVNVYPLVTEILGLKNDQPIDGKLKVLKGTLKDK; this is encoded by the coding sequence ATGAAGCGAGGAATACAAATTTTACTCCTGTTTATTTCGGTAATGGGATTTGCTCAGAAAGCACCAGTTGATACGACACAGGTCGTGATCCCTAATCGATATAATAGTGTAGATGCTCAAACGAAGCCATATGTTATTATGATCTCAACGGATGGGTTTAGATATGATTATGCTAAAAAATACAATGCTGAAAATCTTTTAAAATTATCTAATAATGGGGTTCAGGCAAAGGCAATGATTCCAAGTTATCCAAGTATTACATTTCCTAATCACTGGAGTTTAATCACGGGATTGTATCCTGCACATCATGGATTAATTGATAACTTTTTCTACGATTATAAAAGGAAAGAGTTTTATGCGATGAGTGATAAAAAGAATGCTGAAGATGGAAGTTGGTATGGTGGAACTCCACTTTGGGGGCTGGCTGAAAAACAAGGGATGATCTCTGCCACAATGATGTGGGTAGGTTCTGCGAGTGATGCAGGAGGGAAAAGACCAACCTATTATTATCCTTATCATGAAAAGTTCACTCCTTCTGAGAAAGTGGATAAAGTGGTTAACTGGTTAAAATTGCCAATGGATAAAAGGCCGCATTTTATTACATTATATTTTCCGGAAGTAGATGGAAGCGGACATCATTTTGGACCTGATGCTAAGGAAACGGAAGTAGCCGTTCATCTGGTGGATAATGCAATCGGAGAACTGGTTCAGAAAGTAAATAATCTGGGATTAAAAAATGTAAATTTCATTTTTGTTTCTGATCATGGAATGATAAAAGTAGATGGAGGGACTCCTTTAGAAATCCCTGAGATGCTTTTTAATAAAGAAAGATTCGATTTCTTTAATTCTCAGACTTTATTAAGGGTTGTGGTAAAAAATCCCGCAGAAACTAAAACAGTTTATAACGAACTTAAAGCAAAGAAAACTGACGATTACGAAGTTTACTTAGATAAAAGGCTTCCTAAATACATGCATTTTGGAGCTAAAGATGATCAATATCACAGAATAGGACAGATCCTTCTGATACCAAAGGCTCCAAAGATATTCTTAGAAAAAGGAAAGACAACATCGGTTGGAAAGCATGGATATAACCCAAGGCTTGTTCCTGAGATGAAAGCAACATTCTTTGCCTGGGGTCCACAGTTCAAAAATAATCTGGTTATTGATGAATTTACCAATGTGAATGTCTATCCTTTAGTGACTGAAATCTTGGGATTGAAAAATGACCAGCCAATTGATGGTAAATTGAAAGTTTTAAAGGGAACTTTAAAAGATAAATAA
- a CDS encoding helix-turn-helix transcriptional regulator, which translates to MEKLRILRKQRGYTQEYMSKILATDVSNYCRKESGDVRIFDDEWEKLAKALEVPVEDIKEEKPSSIIQNNDNLTFNDSSGNYNYYCSIPNHVLDHLNDYINLLKEQNESQKKDLEKFKSGK; encoded by the coding sequence ATGGAAAAGCTAAGAATTTTAAGAAAGCAAAGAGGGTATACTCAAGAATACATGTCTAAAATCCTGGCCACAGATGTTTCCAATTATTGCAGAAAGGAAAGTGGAGATGTGAGAATATTTGATGATGAATGGGAAAAGCTGGCTAAAGCTTTAGAGGTTCCGGTTGAAGATATAAAAGAAGAAAAGCCTTCAAGTATCATCCAGAATAATGACAATCTTACATTTAATGATAGCTCGGGTAACTATAATTATTATTGTAGTATTCCCAATCATGTTTTAGATCATTTAAATGACTATATTAACTTACTTAAAGAGCAAAATGAGTCTCAGAAGAAAGACTTGGAAAAGTTTAAATCTGGAAAATAA
- a CDS encoding GNAT family N-acetyltransferase produces the protein MEFRNLADLNITGLLSVFNLSFSDYLVPFHLTLEQLTSKINAEKIDMNLSVGAFQSNQIVGFILHAEKVEDRKRIVYNAGTGVTPEYRGQGLVRKMYDYIIPMLRDRKTDILALEVIEGNEPAIRAYTNLGFKISRKLLCFKGNIETKETSSEINVQQLDHFQWKTFKSFWDIEPSWQSSVIVLDQMRNDLVILGAYEMTELVGYAIFNPAIGKVYQVAVNKENRRMGIGAKLFKVIGEMSAGSVVVMNNVDDSSENTSQFLRKIGLENWVSQFEMANNINIES, from the coding sequence ATGGAATTCAGAAATTTAGCCGACCTCAATATAACAGGCCTTTTATCAGTATTTAATCTTTCTTTTTCTGATTATTTGGTTCCTTTTCATTTGACTTTGGAGCAGCTCACATCAAAAATTAATGCAGAAAAAATAGATATGAATCTTTCAGTTGGAGCATTTCAATCCAATCAGATTGTTGGTTTTATTCTGCATGCTGAAAAAGTAGAAGATAGAAAACGAATTGTGTATAATGCCGGAACTGGGGTTACTCCTGAATACCGTGGACAGGGATTGGTGAGAAAAATGTATGATTATATTATCCCAATGCTACGAGACAGAAAAACAGATATATTGGCACTTGAAGTTATTGAAGGAAATGAACCTGCGATCAGAGCATATACCAATCTAGGATTTAAGATTTCTCGAAAACTGCTTTGTTTTAAAGGAAATATTGAAACTAAAGAAACATCTTCTGAGATCAATGTGCAACAGCTGGATCACTTCCAATGGAAAACGTTCAAGTCTTTCTGGGATATTGAACCCTCATGGCAGAGTTCGGTAATTGTCCTTGACCAGATGCGAAATGACTTGGTTATTTTGGGAGCATACGAAATGACTGAGCTTGTAGGTTATGCTATATTTAATCCAGCGATAGGAAAAGTATATCAGGTGGCTGTTAATAAAGAAAATAGGAGAATGGGGATTGGGGCGAAACTTTTTAAGGTGATAGGAGAGATGAGTGCGGGATCGGTAGTCGTTATGAATAATGTAGATGATTCCTCAGAAAATACGTCTCAGTTTCTGAGGAAAATAGGTCTTGAAAATTGGGTGTCTCAGTTTGAGATGGCGAATAATATTAATATTGAATCATAA
- a CDS encoding T9SS type A sorting domain-containing protein — MKNIVLFSLLLTGFLGISQQKTTGDVPLSPNNGITANFTLDNTTSKVTLILKGPADRWFGLGIGVSAGFSMSAGDAVVYSDVTTPKLTDRNFQGTFQPPLDASQDWTIVSDVVSGAVRTLTLTRALTNSDPNDYQMPYATTNSISFAGPRPATATTTVAPHGGTANVGYATASFSAVLGVNDTELQSKKIVLYPNPAKETVNFKNADRIKSIDIYETTGRKVRTVKLNGENISVSDLKSGTYYFEITSKDGTLSFEKLIKE, encoded by the coding sequence ATGAAAAACATTGTACTCTTTTCTCTTCTATTAACAGGTTTTTTGGGCATTTCGCAACAAAAGACCACAGGTGATGTACCTTTATCCCCAAATAACGGGATAACTGCAAATTTTACTTTGGATAATACCACTTCTAAAGTAACTTTGATTTTAAAAGGTCCGGCTGACAGATGGTTCGGTCTGGGGATTGGCGTTAGTGCAGGATTTAGCATGTCAGCGGGTGATGCTGTGGTTTATTCTGATGTTACGACTCCAAAACTGACAGATAGAAATTTTCAAGGAACATTTCAGCCACCACTAGACGCTTCACAAGACTGGACGATTGTAAGTGATGTCGTTTCAGGGGCTGTAAGAACACTGACTTTAACAAGAGCTTTGACAAATTCAGATCCTAATGATTATCAAATGCCTTACGCTACTACAAATTCTATAAGCTTTGCAGGACCAAGACCAGCTACTGCTACAACGACGGTTGCTCCTCATGGCGGGACTGCTAACGTAGGATATGCAACAGCTTCTTTTTCTGCTGTATTAGGAGTAAACGATACTGAATTACAAAGTAAAAAAATTGTTCTTTATCCAAATCCTGCAAAAGAAACAGTGAACTTCAAAAATGCTGACAGAATAAAATCTATTGACATTTATGAAACAACAGGTAGAAAAGTAAGAACCGTAAAATTGAATGGTGAAAATATCAGCGTTTCTGATTTAAAATCTGGAACCTATTATTTTGAAATCACTTCTAAAGACGGAACTTTATCTTTTGAGAAATTGATCAAAGAATAA